The following coding sequences lie in one Kamptonema formosum PCC 6407 genomic window:
- a CDS encoding response regulator, with protein MEEKTIHILLVEDDEVDVMNIRRAFKKNNIINPLYMAANGLEALAMLRGEGEGLAVPSLRRLVLLDLNMPKMNGIEFLRELRLDDKLKSIPVIVLTTSNEDRDKVEAYNLNVAGYILKPVTFSNFVETIATLNKYWMLSEMP; from the coding sequence ATGGAAGAAAAAACGATCCACATTTTACTGGTAGAGGATGATGAAGTTGATGTCATGAATATCCGCCGAGCCTTTAAAAAGAATAATATTATTAATCCCCTCTACATGGCAGCAAATGGGCTGGAGGCACTGGCGATGCTGCGTGGCGAGGGAGAGGGACTGGCGGTTCCTTCCTTGCGCCGATTAGTATTGCTGGACTTGAATATGCCTAAAATGAATGGGATAGAGTTTTTGCGAGAATTGCGGTTAGACGATAAGCTGAAGTCGATTCCTGTAATTGTTTTGACAACTTCTAATGAGGATAGGGATAAAGTAGAAGCTTATAACCTGAATGTAGCGGGCTATATTCTTAAACCGGTGACGTTCTCTAATTTTGTTGAAACGATCGCGACGCTAAATAAATACTGGATGCTAAGTGAAATGCCGTAA